The genomic interval TTTCATTTTTGTGCCACAATGCTTCTACATCCTGATGTAAAACTTCACGTAGAACGTGAATCATATCGTAATCGCAATTAGACCCCGGAAATGTAACAACTCCAAAACGCATATTTATGATTTAAAAGAATAAAGAGAACTGAAAGTTTATTATTAGAAACAACAAAACTAAGAAAATCAATTCACCTGTAATATTTTTTTTAAAAAGATAAAATATTCTACCGGTTAAAAAACTAAAGGGTATTCCTAAAAAATAAAAATGAACTACTTTTCCGTCTGTAGTTAAAAAGATTGCAAATAAAGACATTACTGTCATTATAAAAAGGCTTCCCCATACAGCTCTGGTTCTGACATTCATTCTGTTGAAGTAATTACTTACATTTCCAACACCTATAAAGCTTAGAATTATCAGGAATGAGAAGATAAAAAGAATTTCCGTTGTTAAAGCTTCAGGGCTAAAAGGTGCTTTTGTAAACCGAATTATATTTTCAATTGCAAACAAATCTAGCTTATCAAGAAGAAAGTATGTTGAGGAGATTAAAAACAAGGAGCAAACAATTCCTGTTAGCAGAACCAGATGTAATCTAATTGAAGCATTTATATAGACAATTAGGTAGAGAACTGAAGTAACAGAAATAAAAACTAATGGAAAGTGGTATATAGCAGCAATTCCTGCAAAAAGTCCGAGATAAAAAATCTCTTTGAAGTTAACCTCATTATAAAGGTTTATATAGCTTTTAAGTGCGTAAAGTATAAAATAGTTGCCTATTATAAGAGGTGTTAGCAAAATATTAAACTGAGTTATAGATACGCAGAATGTTACAAAAAACAGGGAGGGTAGAGAGGTTCCTTTGCTCCAAAATTCTGCTTGATCATTTATATTTCTAATAAGTATACTCTGATGAACCAAAACCACAGAGAAAAAAAAATTAAAGAAAAGTGTATTTATGAAAATATATTCACTAAAAGGAGTTACCAGAGTTAGAAATAAATGAGAACTGAGTTCAGGTGTTTCTGCAATACCGTCATTGTAGAAAAATAAAAATAATTTAAGACAAAGAGTGTAAAGGAAAAGAACCGGGATAGTGAGCGGACCTTGATTTTTAAACAGTGAAATCATCAGTAACGTATTTTCACCAATCTGAAATTGTTTCTTCTAAAACTCGGAATAATTACAGTGTTGGGTGAGATTTGCCTTCCAAGTCGAGGAGCCAGCATTATATTTCTGTCACCGGAATTAAAAATATTATTTCGATTGCTTCTACCTTTTTCATCAATAATGTATTCATTGATATTGGTTTGATAAAATATTTCTTCATTAAAAATTAAACGTAATCTATCCGGAGTTCTAACCAAATAATATGAAGAAAAGAAGCCTCTGTCATCTTCAGAAATCTGCTTTTTTATAAGTACATTGTGCCATAAATAATTTCCATTTTTGTCATATGCCACTACTAAAATATCGTTGAAGTAGTTAATGTTCACAGACCTGAAACCAGGTGTTAGTGAAGGGCTTGATGTAGCAGACCCTCTGTATGACTCCAAATTGTCATGACGGCTTTCACCTATAGTTACAAAGCCGCCATCATACAATGGAACAACCTGATATAAGTTATAAGTTTCTAACAGACTTTGGCTTCTTATCAGCGTGTCTCTTCCGGTTAAGCTAAAAATTATTTCACCTGTAAAAGGAATTGAAGTTTGTACAGCTATGCTAAATGTGCTGTCGATTCGTAAATAGTTAATTCCTTTAATATTATTATTGCCGGATGAATCTTTATAATAGGAATGGGCTAAGAAAGACCGGTTAAAATTGTCTACATTAAAAACAACTCTCCCTCTGTTTTCTTTTTCGGGAATGAATGTATAACTTTTGATAGCTTGAGGACTTTCCGGGTTAAATTTATTGATAACAAATTCATTCAGGCTTCTGCTTAAGCGAATGTTTTCATAAGCTTCTTCAATCAAAAAAGCCTTTCCTTCATTCGTTACATGCAGAGAATGCAAGTTCACATAATCAAATATTTTACTTGCTTCTATTCTGCCTGAGGCAAAGTATGATAAGTCTCTTGTAAAGCCGTGCACATAATAGGAAGTAGTATTTCTGCTTTCTTGTTCGGGATAAGCATAGTAAATATATTCTCTGTTTTCCGAAATCGAAAATCGCAAATTATCATAAACGAATTCCTTATTTCCGGGTATGGTATCTAACACAGAAACAGAGCCTATAGGGTTTAAGCCTGCAGTATATTCTCTGTAGTGGAGAACTGAATAGTTTCTTTCCTGTTGCAAAAAGAAAATGACAACTCTATCGTAAAAAATATAGAAACGGTGAGCAAAGCAGTTGTTACAATTCGCAGTAATACGGACTTCAGCCTTTAATCTAAGGTCACTTCCATAAATATCGATATCATCGGTTCTTCTTCCGGCTTTGTATACAAGGATTCCTTCTTTTGTTTCTCCTAAAATACGAATTCCGCTACTTCTGTTAGATAATCTTTGTGGAGAAGAGTATGAGATGACTTGTGCTGAAATTTCAGTGAACATCAACACAAAGAGAATTAAATAAATAAAGCCGGCTTTTGAACTCATTTGATTGTATAACGAAAGAATTTATAAAATCTTTCTTCTATAATTTTATAGAAAAATAATACTCCTCAGAAAAAGGCTGAGAATTACTTTTTCAACCTTGGATCTAAAGCGTCTGCTAATCCATCCCCAATTAAATTAAAAATAGTTACGGTTATAAAAATCGCAAAACCGGGGAATATTGCAAGCCACCATGCATCCGGAACGTTTCTGGCATCTGATAGCAAAGACCCCCAGGTGACAACTTCTGCCGGTACACCAATACCTAAAAAGGATAATGTAGATTCAATAAGAATTGCACTGGCCACACCAAAAGCAATTGCAATTAATACCGGCGTCAATGAATTCGGAATCGCATGTTTAAAAATAATTCTGGCTTCGGAATAACCTAAAGCCTGAGCAGCCTCTATATACTCCAGACTTCTAACTCTAAGCAATTCACCTCTGATAAATCGGGCGATTCCTGTCCATCCGGTAATCCCAATAATTACCATTATTATAATGATACTGGGTTGTGTTAGCGCCACGATAGCTAATATCAACAGCAATGTAGGAATAGAGGTTAAAATCTCTATAAATCGCATTACAATGATATCCAGAGCTATATTTATTCTTTTACCGAGCACAGCAACTTTCTTTAATGGTATTGCCAATAGATTTGGAATCAGCATTATACCCATGAAGATAAACAAGCTTATTAAAAACTGACCCAAAAATGCCATTAGACCGGCGCCGAGAGCATCACTTAGTATATAGCTTCTTACACCAAAGGAGTAGAAAATTGCGATGACTAAGAAAAAGATATTTAATAAAAGCCGTATTCGCGACATTTGAAGCCGACTATCTCCAAAATAGCCGGCCATTGCTCCGAAAATAATACCAAAAAAGGCAGCTATAGACATGGAGACCACTCCTACCAGCATGGCTATTCGGGTGGCGTGTATCATGCCGGAAAGAACATCCCTCCCAAGCTCATCTGTACCCAATCGATGTCGCCAATGGGGTGAAGGAACTACCTGATCGTCAAACGGACCAACATAATTACTGTTTAGAAAATCAATATTCGTAGGCCTGTATGGTACCGGCGGCCAAACTACCCGGTCGTATTCCAAAATTTTCCATTCAGCATTTCGGATTTCATCCTGCCAGTCAGCCAGGCCTGCATTTACTAAATAAGATCGAAAAACAGGGAAATAGGTTTTGCCTTCATACTTTGCATAAAGGGGCTTTTCATTTGCTATAAAGTCAGCCATTAAAGCAATAAAAAGAATAAAATATAAAAACCGTAAAGACCAAACAGCTAATCTGTTTTTATTGAACTGTCTTCTGACAATTGCCCAGTAACTTTGATCGGTTTTGTTTTGATTTGCCGGTATTATTACCGGTTCTGTTGATTTTTCTTCTTTCATGAAAATATATTTTTCAAAGCTTTATTTAGCCTTTCTTTGTAAATGAAATTCTTGGATCAACGATAGCATAAAGTATATCAGCAACTAAGTTTCCTATTAAGGTCAAAACAGCTGAAAACATTAAAACAGTAAATACAATCGGATAATTTCTGCTTAAAACCGCAAGGAAACTAATCTGTCCCATGCCCGGAATACTGAAAATAGTTTCAATAACAACTGATCCACTGATTGCCAAAGGAAATAGTGAAGCAAACATTGTAATAATTGGAATCAGAGAGTTTCTTAAAGCATGCTTCCAAATAATAGTTTTATCGTCAAGACCCTTTGCCTTGGCTGTTCTGATAAAGTCCTGCCGGATTACACCCAACATGCCTCCCCGCATTTGCCGACTTATAAAAGCAAATGAAGCATAGGTGATACAAAAAATAGGTAATATTAAATGATAGGCAGTTTCTCTGAATCTGTCAAAGAAAGGTGCTGTATCGGGCAGACTACCTAAACCATGAGTTGGAAATAAGTTCGTCCATGTCCCGTAATCATTCGTAGTAAAGTAAATAACTAATAGAGTTGCTACCCAGAATCCGGGGAGGGAATACAAAATAAATAAGATGGCGGTTGCCCCCCGGTCAAATGCTGTGTCTTTTTTTACAGCTGTCAATACTCCAATAGGAATACTGATTATGTATGCAATAATTATAGAAACAAAATTTAAAATAAACGTCCATTTTATAGCTTCGAACATAACGGAGGATACCGGTCGTCTGTCCTGAAAAGAAATACCGAAATCACCTCTGAAAAACCCTTTTGATCGAAAATCCAGAGCACTGTCATCTCTGAAAGTTAAAGAATATAACCAGGATTTATCTCCGAATAGCCAACGATGATATTGGTTGTTAACACCATAAAAACTTATGCTTGGTATATATTTTTTATAGTGTGTTTGATTCTCTACTACATTTTTGTAATTTTCACTTAAAGCCAATACCTCAGACTCTATAGCTCCGAAAGCCGGTTGGGTTGCCTGAACCTGTAAAATGAGGTTTATGCTGTTATTAATTCTTCTGTCATCATAAGTACGATAAAGTCTGTTTACCTGATCTCTTATGGTTCTGATACCCTCAAAGTTTTCAGCAACTCTGGGAACATTAAAAAGCGCAAACTCCAAAGTGCGAATTGAATTATAATACTCCTGTATCTCTTCCCAGTTTCCATGCTTGTCAATCAGTCGGGAGAGCGTACTGCGCTCATGTGTTCTGTAAACTCTGTAAAGGGTGTCAGGATAAGCGGCACTTGTTAGTGAAAAATAAAAGTTCGGCAAATCATACCCAAAACGTCTGGTCAACTCTATATACTGCCTTTCTCCGGCCATTCTGTCTGTCAAACCTTCTTCAGACCCGGCACTAAGCATTTGCTCAATTGGGTCACCGGGTGCCATTTTGCTTAAAGCAAATGTAATAAGTGAAATAATGAAAAGAGTTGGAATAAATATTAAAATCCTTTTTAGGATATAATTAAACATACACTTTATTTATTGAGTCATTGAAGATTCTGTAAATTCAGGCTTTAACTTGAAAGAGGTCTCGTTGTAGCCGGGACGTAAAATGGATGGTTCCGCATTGTCCCATCTGCTATGAATTGCTAAAAGGTTTTTGGGAGTATATAGGAAAATGTAAGGAACCTCTTCGCTAACAATCTCCTGAAACCTTCTGTACATCTGATTTCTAACTTCAGGATCCAGTTCAACCCGAATGCTGTCAATAAGCATGTCTGACTCCTCTGTACCAAAGCCCACATAATTTGAGCCGTTATTGGAAGATTCAGTATGCCAGATTTGCTTAGGGTCATCAAGTCCCGGGCCACTAATCCAGCCACCACAGAATAATTCAAACTGATGACTTTTTGTTAAGTCAATAAACACGGTCCACTCTTTTACCTGTACATCTATATCTACTCCGGCTCTGCGTGCGTTTTCTTTAAAAATCAAACCAATATTTCTACGGATATCATTACCGGAATTGTATAAAAACTCAAGACGGAGAGTTTCCATATCACCATCAATTTCTTTGTTTAAAATACCGTCACCGGTAAGGTCTTTCCAACCTGCTTCTGCCAAAAGCTCACGAGCTCTTTCTACATTGTAATCTATAGGTCTCAATCCATCGTGATAATATTCTTTAGTCGGGTGAATCGGGCCTATGGTTTCCTCTGCTAAACCGTAATTAATTACTTCAATAATCTGTTCTTTGTCAACTAAATGAGCTAATGCTTTTCTAACTCTAACATCTTCCAGCTTTGGGATTCTCATATTCATACCAATGTAAACATAGCTGTATGCTATAGGAGAATACAAGTTAAAGTTTTGCTGAAATCTGCTATCGTCTGTTAAGTTTATAAAATCTCTTGGACGTAAGCCGGCAATCACATCAAGACCTTGATCTCTCAAAGAAGTAACGGCGGTTGTCATATCGTTAATAATTTCATAGACTATTCTTTGTGGGTTTGCCTGAAACCAACTGTAACGATCTGCCAGTTCATCTCCCCACCAGTCTTCTTTCTTTTGAAGTGTAATTCTTTGTCCGGTTGCCCAACCTTTAAATTCATAAGGACCTGAACCTACAACATATCCAATTTCTCTTTGGTATCTCTCAGAGTTGAAATTATCAGCAAAATCTATGATAGCCCTGTCTCCTCTTATCTTTTCAAGTTCTGTTAGATCAGAAAGTTGCTTTAAGCTATAATTTCTCATTAAGCCGTTGGGATCGTAAACATATTCCGGTAGTACGATGTAGCCACTAAACTCTTCTGCCAACATATATCTTTGGTCAGAATAAAGAGTGAAAAGCCTTGGGTTCTCTTCGTCTATGACAATTTCCTTGATAAAATCCATATAAGGCTTAAGGTGTTCATTATTTACTCTAGGGTTTTTAATGGCTTTAAAAGTAAAGTCCACATCGTGTGCCGTGATTGGGTCACCATTATCCCAGCGCGCTTCCGGGCGAATTTCATAAGTGATTCTCATGCCACCTTCATATTCACCTTCGTCAATTTCTTCAATTATTGGGCGGTCAACAGCCAAAATTCCTACTAACTCCAGAGTTTCGGGGTCTCTGCCTAGCAAAGATTGAAAAATATTTCCCTCTATATAAGTAGAGTTTGCACTGGTTGAATTGATTGGCAATAGCATGTCGGCATCTGCAAGCATATGAATAACCACTTCATTTTTGCTTAAATCTCTTTGTGCTCCGGTGGAACAACTTTGGATTAAGCCTGCAACCGCAATCATTAATATTCCTAAAACTTTAACACTTCTTAACTTGTTCATTGTTTACTGATGATTTTACTTAAAAATTTATTCAAACAAATATAACCTAAAATTGACGTGAACTAAAGTTAACAAAATATTCTTTGAATAAAAAGTCTAACTTTTTTCTATTTTAGGTACATAAATAATAAAGCAAAAATAGAAATTTTGAAATATCTTCAAATCATTTTTTAAAATTAGATAAATAGTCGATAATTATGAAGCAAAAAATATTAATAACGGGAGGCTCTGGTTTAGTTGGCACTTTTCTCGGTAAAATGCTAACTGACAAGGGTTATGAAGTAGGTGTGTTAAGTAGAAATCCCGACATAAATGCTCAACCAAAACAATTTCAATGGAATCCAAAAAAAGCTGAAATTGATGCTGAGGCTTTGAAAAATGTTTTTGGAGTTATTCATCTTGCCGGAGCCGGTATTGCTGATAAACGCTGGACAGAAAACAGAAAAAAGGAAATTATAAGCAGCAGAGTCGAAACAACGAACTTTTTATCTGACTTAATTAAAGAAGGAAAATTCAAACCTCAGGTGTTTATTTCTGCCTCCGGCATCGATTATTATGGTGATAAAAAAGATAAATGGATAAACGAAGAGGAGAAACCTCCGAAAAACTCTTTCATATCAGATGTTTGTATTAGCTGGGAAAATGCAGTTTTAAAAGTAGCTGAAGCCGGAGTGAGGACTGCAATTTTCAGGATGGGAATTGTTTTGGCAAAAGACGGAGGTGCATTGGAAAAAATAGATATGCCGATTAAAATGGGCATAGGAGCATATCTTGGAGATGGTAAACAATATTACACCTGGATTCATATTGAAGACCTCGCAAGAATGTTTTTACACACATTGGAAACAGAAAAAGTTGAAGGAGTCTATAATGCCGGTTCTCCGAACCCGGTAACGAATAAAGAAATGGTAAGCATTATTGCAAAAGTGCTTGACAAAAGACATCTTTTGGCTCCCACCCCGGCTTTTGTTCTAAAAATTGCTCTGGGAGAAATGGCATCTATATTGTTAAGTAGTCAAAGAGCTTCTGTCGAGAAAATAACACAGACAGGTTTTGAGTTTAAATATGATGATGCAGAATCAGCACTTAAAGAAATATATGGGAAAAGCTAAAAGGCAATTCTGTGACCTGTTTTTTTTGACTTTTTTCATTTCAATTTTTCCGCTGAGTTTAATTGCTGACGATAAACTAAAGGAAATAGAAAGGGGTTTTGATTATATTGTAAAATCGGAGCTTAAAACAACATACCAAACTCAAAGCTTTTTACGACAGGCAAGCTCAAATACGAATTTAAATATTCATTTTGCCCGACTCGAAATCGCCCTTGATCCCAATGAAACGTTTTTGAAAGGCTCTGTCACCAAATATTTTATTCCGAAAGAAAATACAAATACTCTTAGTATTGATTTGCATCAGGAAATGCAAGTCGATTCGGTAAAAATTAATAATCAGCCGGTCGGGTATCAACATTTAGCGCATAAAATAGAAATTACCGGTTCTGCCACTTTTCCGGCAGGTATCACAGATTCAGTAACCATTTGGTATAGTGGTGAACCGCCCTCCGGAGGATTTGGCAGTTATTCCCGGGAGTTTGTAGACAACTCTCCCGTAATCTGGACTTTATCTCAGCCTTTTGGTGCATCTAATTGGTGGCCCAGTGTAAACAATCTTGCTAATAAAATAGATTCCTTAGATTTTTATATAAGTGTTCCGGAACCTTTCAAAGCTGTTTCTAATGGTTTGCTCAAAGAAGTGAAACCGGAAACAAACGGCTATCAAACCTGGAAATGGTCACATAGATACCCAATTGCTGTATATCTGGTTGCTTTTGCAGTAGGTGACTATGTGTTTTTTGAAGATACCGTGATGCTCGATGGAAAAGAGATGCCATTGGTGCATTATGTTTATCCCAGTTCTGAAGCCGGCTTTAGAACTCAGGTTGATGAAACAATAGCCCTTTTAGAGTTTTTCTCCGATTTATTTGGGGAATATCCGTTTATTGATGAAAAATATGGCCACGTGCAATGTGGTTTTTCCGGAGGAATGGAGCACCAAACAATCAGTTTTATGGGTAGTTATGATTATCAGCTGATAGCTCATGAGCTTGCACACCAATGGTTTGGGAATAAAATCACCTGTGCTTCCTGGAGTGAGATATGGCTAAATGAGGGTTTTGCTACCTATCTTGCCGGACTGGCATATGAGTTCTTAAAGCCAATTTATCGCCTCCCGTATCAAAACTTTCATCTTCAAAGAATACTAAGTGAGCCGGACGGGAGTGTATATGTATATGAGGCAGATAATGTTCAGCGGATTTTTAACGGGAGACTCTCCTATTCCAAAGCTTCTTTTTTGCTTCATATGATTCGTTGGAAAATAGGAGACGAGGACTTTTTTGACGCCATCAGAAATTATATTTCCGACCCGCAACTTGCTTATGGTTTTGCAACTACGGATGATTTAAAGTATCATTTTGAAAACACATCCGGTAAAAGTCTTAGCTTATTTTTTGAAAACTGGTTATATTCTGAAGGTCACCCGCAAGTAACTCTTAATTGGCATCAAAATGAATCCGGAGAGCTGACAATGCGTTTTGTACAAAAAACATCACATAGCTCGGTAGATTTTTTTCCTTTAAAAATACCTGTTAGGGTTTTCGGGGCCGGAGATAGTATAGACTATGTTTTTGATACTAATTTTCCGGAACAGGTGTTTGCTGAAAATATTAACTTTTCAATAGACTCTATCCAATTGGATCCGGATATTTGGTTAGTGATGGAAAAAGAAGTCGTTCCCGATCCGGATATAAAAAACAACCTAAGAGCAAATCCATTTCGGATTTATCCGGTGCCGGCAAATGATGAACTGAATGTTCGTTTTTTGTTCTCAATAAGCGAACCGGTGGTTATGAATATTTTAGATGTTAGCGGTCGAAAAGTATTGGCTCATGAGGAGCAAAGTCTGATATTAAAAAATACCGATATTACTTTAAACACCGATAATTTAAGTGCAGGAGTTTACTTTTTAGAGGTAATTTCGGGAGGAGAGAGTTTTCAAAAAAAGTTTGTAAAGCAATAAATTACTTAGCAATCCTGAAAATCACTAACATTATTACCGGAATAGGTATGTCTCCCTGAATTTCCCATTCATCTCTGTCTGCACTGGTGAAATCCCTCCGAATTACGTTTCCGCTTTTCGAATATTGGTACCTGCTGTCAAACCTTCTTCGCATAGTTCTTCCGTCCCATTCATATTCTTCACCGGACATTCCCCAGCGTTTTTTTAAAATATTTCCATCCCACTCATATTCATCTTCACTGCCTGTCCAGGTATTTCTCAGTATTGTTCCGTCAAAAGTCCATTCCTGGTCGCCGGCAGACCATCTTTTTTTCAAAACTTGTCCGTCCCAGATAAACTCGTCTCTGGCACCTTCCCACAAGGGTCTTATAGTACCACTGCCCATACTGCTTTTTGCCTCAGGTTTCCATTCAGCAATTTGACCTTTTACGAATGCATCCAGCACTTCATAGTCTTTTATAAACTGAAAAGCCATTACAAGGTGTGTAACCGGAATTTCCTCAGCCGATGAAATGCCAAAACCGATTTTTTCTTCTGAAAGTCCTTTTTTAAACCACAAAGAATCTTCTTCCTGAATTAAACGAAGCATCAAATTTGCATTAAACTCCATTATTCTGTCGCCATAAAAAAATCCTGATCGATGAGTAGTATAGTCAGCTCCGGAGCTGTTTGGCCGGGTGAGTTTTCCACTTCGGGAACCCGTAAAATTCGGTATTTGTACCATCCATTTCATATTTCTCCGCCTGTCATTGTCACCGGTGAATATAATTTTGCCCACAGCATTATACAAAATCTTATTTTCTGAGCTGTGGAGTTTGTTATCTTTAATATAGGCTATCAGCTCTTTATCTGAATTATAAATTAAAAGATCCCGTACATCTTCAGCATATAAATTAAGCGCAAAAATCGGACTCAGAACTAAGCTTAAAAGAAGTAAAAAATATTTCATACACTAAATTTAATCATTTTTGATTTAGTTGTTTCGGTTTTTGTTTTCCTATTTGTAAATAAAAACTAATTTTACCCAAAAATCCCTATGCTAAAAGTCTTTTTAGAAGAATTTGAACCCGGGCGAATTAATGGTAACAATGATATTAACAAACTGGTAAACAGAGTGGTTTTCGACCATGACCTCATAGAAAACGAGCAATTTGACCTTTACATTATTGCAGCAGAGGATTTTAAGCAAGCTGAGGGTGAAAAAAACAATCGCTTTCAGTCAAATGTTATCCGGCAAAAACTCTATGAACTCGTCGCACCATGGAAGTCAGTCAAAATTGCTGATTTGGGAAACCTGATTGATATGGGGGAAGAAAAAAATCTGGAAAACCTTTCTTCTATTTTAGCTGAGGTTTTACAGAAAAAGGGAACGGTTATTTTATTGGGGAATGCTCAATTTTTTGCCTATGCCCAATATCTGGCCTACGTAAAATTGCAGAAACATGTCCAAATGGTATTGGCAGATGAGTATGTAAAGCTCGAAGATTATATGGAGCGCTTTGACAACAACTCTTATCTGACAAAAACTTTTATCTCTGAACCTAACTTTTTATTTAGTTTCTCTCTTTTAGGGTATCAAAGTTATTTTTTACACCCTAAGTATATTGACACTTTAGAAAAGCTTAGTTTTAACACATATCGTCTGGGGGAATTAAGACAAGATTTTAAAGAGGCTGAGCCTATTGTCAGAGATGCCGATATGCTAAGCTTTAATCTCAATAGTTTAAAAAGTGGAGATGCTTTGGGCGTAAATGAGCCTACTCCAAACGGATTTACCGGAGAAGAGGCATGTGCCGTTTGTCGATATGCAGGTCTTAGTGATAAACTCAGTTCCATCAGTATTTTTGAGTATAATAAAAGTAGGGATACCGATGCTCAGACGGCTATGCTTGCAGCTCAAATGTGTTGGTATTTTATAGAAGGTTTTTACAACCGAAAGAATGACTATCCCGAAAAAGAAAATATGGACAACTTCATTCAATATATGGTTACGAATGAAACGCTTGACAGAGATATTGTTTTTTGGAAAAGTAAAAAAAGCGGCCGCTGGTGGATACAACATTATGAAGAGCCGGCAGAAAAATTCTCACAACACAAAACGATACCCTGCTCTTACAATGAATATCTAATGGCTTGTCAGGGTGAAATTCCTGAAAAGTTTTTTAATGCCCGAAAAAGAATGGGCTTTGATTGATTTATTCAAAGACGACTATCACGACTCCTTCCGATTCTGATTTTAAATTAGGCACTCTCAGTATTTCATTATTGAACTCACACTCAATAAACTGTTTTTGCTGAGTTTGAAAATACATGTCGATGCTTTCCAGGAAAGGAAAATTTCCAAAAAGTCCCTGAGAAGTCAGGTCGGTTTGAGCATTATTGTTACCATCATATAAAAACAAGGCGATTACATTTTCATCAGGATCGGCAAACTCTTCTGTTGCCAGCTCATAGCCGTCTATCTTTAAATTGTCCCTGCCATATACAAGCCCCTGATTTGCTAAAAAAACAATGAGTAGGCTTTGATTGTCATCTTCCGGCAAATCATTTAAAACCAAGTCAAGTATGGAGCCTGATTCCGGGAGTGCCCGTAAATATACAAGACTGTTATTGCGTTCAAAACCTTGTCTGAAGTAATGAAAGTTTCTTTGACCGGCTATGTTTGTGTTGACTTTAAATTCATGTTGAATTCCCGGTTGCAAATCCACCGGACCCCACTTACCGTCACTTTGACTATTTATAACAAAAAGAGGTTCCTCTGTTGTTCTTTCTCCTGTATTACTGTTTAATGCATAGATGGAAACAGTTGCTCCGTTTACCGGATTATTTTCTCCCAAAGTAACAACTTTACCCGAAACAGCTGCCTTTGTAGCCGGAGTTATTCCCGTTGTTTCAAGTGTTTTATCCGGATTAAAAAAGGTGAACATAGCTTCAAAAGTTTCAAAAGAAGTGGCTATTTCATAATGGTCTTTTCCCGGAATTACAACATTTTCTGCACCGTTAATATTACTGCTTGAAACAATTTTATCATCCGGTGACCATATATTCATAGTAGGAACTTCTTCATTAGCACCGGCCGGTCCGGGTCTTTCCCCGCTTCCTATGTGAACATATTTTTCTACTTTCAAAGCTCTTTGAGTGTCGGATAAGTAGCTGTAAGATAAATTCCCTCCGGATGAATGCCCAACTAAATGAACAAAGTCTGCACCTGTTTTATCTAATATTTCATCAATAAATAAGTCAAGTTTCGTTTCGTGATCGGCATTTTGGTTTAAGGTGTTCCAATCAAAAGCAAACATCAAATTCTCACAATATTTATTTGAGCTGAAGCGCATAAATTGATTGGCGTAGGTATCTCCTGAAGCCAGCAGGCCATGAATAAAAACTATGGGTGTGCGTGAATCATCACAAATAGGGTCTTTCGGTCCATATTCATCATTTTCGTCTTTATTACAGGAAAAGAAACTAAACATGGATAAAATGAGAACGGCTGTAATTATATTTTTCATCATCGTTTTGGTTGATTTAGCAAGGTATACAATTCAGTAAAATAAATACATTTTTTGGAAAAA from Chitinophagaceae bacterium carries:
- a CDS encoding TIGR01777 family protein, which encodes MKQKILITGGSGLVGTFLGKMLTDKGYEVGVLSRNPDINAQPKQFQWNPKKAEIDAEALKNVFGVIHLAGAGIADKRWTENRKKEIISSRVETTNFLSDLIKEGKFKPQVFISASGIDYYGDKKDKWINEEEKPPKNSFISDVCISWENAVLKVAEAGVRTAIFRMGIVLAKDGGALEKIDMPIKMGIGAYLGDGKQYYTWIHIEDLARMFLHTLETEKVEGVYNAGSPNPVTNKEMVSIIAKVLDKRHLLAPTPAFVLKIALGEMASILLSSQRASVEKITQTGFEFKYDDAESALKEIYGKS
- a CDS encoding ABC transporter substrate-binding protein — translated: MNKLRSVKVLGILMIAVAGLIQSCSTGAQRDLSKNEVVIHMLADADMLLPINSTSANSTYIEGNIFQSLLGRDPETLELVGILAVDRPIIEEIDEGEYEGGMRITYEIRPEARWDNGDPITAHDVDFTFKAIKNPRVNNEHLKPYMDFIKEIVIDEENPRLFTLYSDQRYMLAEEFSGYIVLPEYVYDPNGLMRNYSLKQLSDLTELEKIRGDRAIIDFADNFNSERYQREIGYVVGSGPYEFKGWATGQRITLQKKEDWWGDELADRYSWFQANPQRIVYEIINDMTTAVTSLRDQGLDVIAGLRPRDFINLTDDSRFQQNFNLYSPIAYSYVYIGMNMRIPKLEDVRVRKALAHLVDKEQIIEVINYGLAEETIGPIHPTKEYYHDGLRPIDYNVERARELLAEAGWKDLTGDGILNKEIDGDMETLRLEFLYNSGNDIRRNIGLIFKENARRAGVDIDVQVKEWTVFIDLTKSHQFELFCGGWISGPGLDDPKQIWHTESSNNGSNYVGFGTEESDMLIDSIRVELDPEVRNQMYRRFQEIVSEEVPYIFLYTPKNLLAIHSRWDNAEPSILRPGYNETSFKLKPEFTESSMTQ
- a CDS encoding ABC transporter permease, translated to MKEEKSTEPVIIPANQNKTDQSYWAIVRRQFNKNRLAVWSLRFLYFILFIALMADFIANEKPLYAKYEGKTYFPVFRSYLVNAGLADWQDEIRNAEWKILEYDRVVWPPVPYRPTNIDFLNSNYVGPFDDQVVPSPHWRHRLGTDELGRDVLSGMIHATRIAMLVGVVSMSIAAFFGIIFGAMAGYFGDSRLQMSRIRLLLNIFFLVIAIFYSFGVRSYILSDALGAGLMAFLGQFLISLFIFMGIMLIPNLLAIPLKKVAVLGKRINIALDIIVMRFIEILTSIPTLLLILAIVALTQPSIIIIMVIIGITGWTGIARFIRGELLRVRSLEYIEAAQALGYSEARIIFKHAIPNSLTPVLIAIAFGVASAILIESTLSFLGIGVPAEVVTWGSLLSDARNVPDAWWLAIFPGFAIFITVTIFNLIGDGLADALDPRLKK
- a CDS encoding ABC transporter permease: MFNYILKRILIFIPTLFIISLITFALSKMAPGDPIEQMLSAGSEEGLTDRMAGERQYIELTRRFGYDLPNFYFSLTSAAYPDTLYRVYRTHERSTLSRLIDKHGNWEEIQEYYNSIRTLEFALFNVPRVAENFEGIRTIRDQVNRLYRTYDDRRINNSINLILQVQATQPAFGAIESEVLALSENYKNVVENQTHYKKYIPSISFYGVNNQYHRWLFGDKSWLYSLTFRDDSALDFRSKGFFRGDFGISFQDRRPVSSVMFEAIKWTFILNFVSIIIAYIISIPIGVLTAVKKDTAFDRGATAILFILYSLPGFWVATLLVIYFTTNDYGTWTNLFPTHGLGSLPDTAPFFDRFRETAYHLILPIFCITYASFAFISRQMRGGMLGVIRQDFIRTAKAKGLDDKTIIWKHALRNSLIPIITMFASLFPLAISGSVVIETIFSIPGMGQISFLAVLSRNYPIVFTVLMFSAVLTLIGNLVADILYAIVDPRISFTKKG